GGCAACGCTCGCGCGCCGTTCGGCGAGATCCGGATCGTCGTTGGCCGGGGGGCTCGCGGAGCTCGCCGACAGCACCCGGCGTCAGGCGCACGATGATGCCCTGGCGGCAGCCGAACGTGCCGGGGTGGCGATCAGCGGGCCGCTCGGGCTCTGTTTCCTGCCGGCGTTCGTCTGCCTCGGCATCGTGCCCGTGGTGATCGGACTGGCCGGCACGGTCCTCGGCGGCTGAACCGACGATGACCGCGCCGAACCCGATGGAGCCGAATCGCCTCCGGGTGCGTCCAAGTATCAGCACACAAGTGCATTTACAGGAGGTCAGAACATCATGGTGGACAACATCTTCCGACAGCCGGTGGCGCGACTGCAGACCGCGGTGTGGCGGGCGGTCACCGACGATGAGGGCATGAGCACCGCGGAGTATGCGATCGGCACCATCGCGGCCGCCGCCTTCGGGGCCATCCTCTACACGGTGGTCACCGGCGACAACATCGTGTCCGCGCTCACCGGCATCATCGGCAAGGCGCTCAACACGTCGGTGGGCTGAGTCATCGGACTTCTCGGACGGGTCCTCGACGATGACCGGGGGATGGTCACCGTCGAGGGTGCGTATGCGATTGCCGCGATCGTCGGCACGGTGGTCATCGGTGTGGGCGCGGTGGCGGGCGCCTCGGTCCAGATCCGGTGCACCGACGCGGCCCGGGAGGCGGCGCGGCTCACCGCGATCGGTGACGAGTCGGCGCGTGCGACGGCCGCAGCGCTCGTCGGAGCCGGCGCGCGCATCACCATCACCGACAGCGGTGCGCGGATCGTCGCGGAGGTGTCGGCGGGTGTGCCGTTGCTGCCCGCCCTCGAATTGTCCGCGCGGGCGGTCGCGGCAAAGGAACCCGACGGACCCGTGGTGGTCGAGGGGGATGGCGCCGAGGCGGGCCCGGCGGACACCGTCATCGACGAACCCGACCCCGAGGAGCCGCCGTGATGCGAGCGAAACTGCGCTGCTGCGATGACCGCGGATTCGCCACGATCCTCGGAGCCTTCGTGATCGCGGCGATCGCGGCCGTTTCGGTGGTGATGCTCTACGTGGGTGCGGCCGTGCTGGCGCGTCACCGTGCGCAGTCCGCCGCGGATCTGGCCGCGCTTGCTGCGGCGCAGGACCATGTGGTCGCCGAACCGGATCCGTGTGCGACCGCCCGGCAGGTGGCCGACGCCCAGCAGGTCCGTGCACGGATCGACGGGTGTGCGGTCGACGGCGTGGACGTGGTGCTCACCGTAGAGGTACCGGTGGAGCTCGGCCCGTTCGGCGTGCATGTCGCGAAGGCCTCGGCGCGGGCGGGGCCGGTGGACTGAGCCGACACCCCGGGGAACACCGCGGTCCCGAACCTCTTCCAGTAACCGCGATCGCTGTCGTATGGTCCCTCACGTGACCGCGAATGGGACCGAGCCCCGGGTGCTCGATGAACTGGGCTACTACCTGCTGGCCGGTGCCGGCGGCGAGGGGCCGGCCGCCCTGATGGACGAGACCCGACAGGGCGAGGCCCTCGGGCTGGGTACCGCGTTCATCTCCGAACGATGGAACGTGAAGGAGGCGTCGTCACTCGTCGGGGCGGCCTGTGCGGTCAGTGAACGCATGCAGATCGCCACGGCAGCAACCAATCACAACACCCGGCATCCGCTGATCACGGCATCGTGGGCGACCACGATGCATCGATTGTCGGGCGGTCGCTTCACCCTGGGACTCGGCCGGGGAATCGCCGCCATGTACCAGGCATTCGGGGTGCCCGCGGTCACCACCGCGCAGATGGAGGACTTCGCGCAGGTGATGCGCCGACTGTGGCACGGCGAGCTGATCTTCGGCCATGACGGGCCGATCGGTTCCTATGACCTGCTCTTCCTCGATCCGGACTTCGACGAGGACATCCGACTGGCCATCGTCGCGTTCGGCCCGCAGACCCTGGCGCTCGGCGGGCGGGAGTTCGACGACGTCATCCTGCACACCTATTTCACCCCGGAGACGTTGCAGCGCAGCGTGAAGACGGTCAAGCAGGCGGCCGAGCAGGCGGGACGGGACCCCGACAGCGTGCGCGTCTGGTCGTGTTTCGCGACGGTGGGTGATCATCTGCCCGAGGAACTCCGGTTGAAGAAGACCGTCGGCCGGTTGGCCACCTATCTGCAGGGTTACGGCGACCTGCTGGTGCGCACCAACGGCTGGGATGCCGCGGTGCTGCAACGCTTCCGCGACGATCCGGTGGTGCAGTCGATACCCGGCGGAATCGACCACAAGGCCGACGCGGATCAGATCGAACACATCGCCGGGCTGATCCCCGACGAATGGCTCGAGCCGTCGGCGACCGGGTCACCCTCGCAGTGCGCTGCTCGCATCCGGCAGGAGTTCGAACTCGGGGCCGACGCCGTCATCATGCACGGCGCCTCCCCGGCCGAACTCGAGCCGGTCGTGACGGCCTACCGGGCCGGTGACTGAACCCGGCCGCCCCGTCACGCGTCGTCGCCGCCGACCACGATCCGTTCCGGGTAGACGCGGCGAGACTGCAACGGCGCGAACCAGATCTGGCCGAAATCGATCGCGTCGTCGCCCAGGTACCCGAGACCGAAGGCGTCGGTGTCCGGGGCGTCCGGCATGTAGCGGGTCGCGGCACGGACGAACGGCGTCCAGTGGACCAGTTCACCTTCGGTGAGGAACGCGCCGGCGATGGCCCGGCTGCGGAGGTGCCGAGGCGCAGTCGGTGAGAGCGGGTCGTGGTCGGCGGCCGCGAGGTAGACCTCGCCGAGGCCCGGGGTGACGTGTGGTCCGACCATCGCGCTCTGCAGATACCAGTGCGCCGTGCGGACCACCGCGGCGTGATATCCGCCGCGCTGAGCGGCGCACCAGGCGTAATGGAGATCGAGCGCATCCATCGCGGCGTCGTGATCGAAGAACACGTCGCGCTCGCCGATGGTCGCGGGCAGCGAGTCGGCGTTCTCGGTCGGCCGGGCGAGCAGGAAGTACGCGGGCCGCGCGGACGTGATCGTTCGCGAGGAGTTCTCGCGGCCGTCGGTCCGATCGTCAGTCATGACTCGAGTATTGCCGACCGAGCAGCGTGAGGACCTTGATCGCGCCGTCTTTGTCGAGCGGATCGTTACCGTTGCCACACTTCGGCGACTGCACGCACGACGGGCATCCGGCCTCGCATCGACAGCTCGACACGGCATCCCGGGTGGCGGCGATCCAGGTGGCGAAGGCGGCGAAGCCGCGGTCGGCGAACCCTGCGCCGCCCATGTAGCCGTCGTAGACGAACACGGTGGGCAGCCCGGTGTCGGGGTGCTGGTTGGTCGACAGTCCGCCGATGTCCCATCGATCGCAGGACGCGACCAGCGGCAGCAGCCCGATCGCGGCATGCTCGGCGGCGTGCAACGCGCCGGGGAACCGGCCGACGGTGACCCCCACACCCTCCAGGGATTCCGGTGTCAGCGTGTACATCACCGCGCGGGTGCTCAACGTCTGTCGCGGCATGTCGAGTTCGACGGCGTCGAGGACCTCACCCGACAGCAGGGTGCGCAGGTAGCCGACCACCTGATGGGTGACGTCGACCTCCACCAGCGCGACCGTCAGGTCCCCCAGGTCGAGACGCTGCACCACGTCGGTGACGGTGATGTCGGTGGTCTCGCGGGCCGACGTGGTCCAGTCGGGTTCCTCCGGGTGCGCCAGCGCCAACCCGTCGGTGAGGTCCAGTTCGTCGACGACGTAGGAGGCGCCCTGATGGATGTGCAGCGCGCCGGGGTGAACAGTCGACATCGCACGACCCGAGTCGACGGTGCCCAGCAATTGCGACGTCGTGGTGTCCACGATCAGGACCTGCCCACCTATCCCGCCCCGGATGTCGATGTCGGCGTGCGGTTCCACCCCCGCCGCCACATACCAGCCGGCCTTGCGGCGCTTGAGCATGCCGTCGGCGGCCAGCTTCGCAACGGTCTCGGTGGCCTGCCACTTCTCGATCTCGCTGTCCTGCAAGGGGAGCTCGGCCGCCGCGCAGAGCAGATGCGGACCCAGGATGTACG
This sequence is a window from Gordonia insulae. Protein-coding genes within it:
- a CDS encoding TIGR03857 family LLM class F420-dependent oxidoreductase, yielding MTANGTEPRVLDELGYYLLAGAGGEGPAALMDETRQGEALGLGTAFISERWNVKEASSLVGAACAVSERMQIATAATNHNTRHPLITASWATTMHRLSGGRFTLGLGRGIAAMYQAFGVPAVTTAQMEDFAQVMRRLWHGELIFGHDGPIGSYDLLFLDPDFDEDIRLAIVAFGPQTLALGGREFDDVILHTYFTPETLQRSVKTVKQAAEQAGRDPDSVRVWSCFATVGDHLPEELRLKKTVGRLATYLQGYGDLLVRTNGWDAAVLQRFRDDPVVQSIPGGIDHKADADQIEHIAGLIPDEWLEPSATGSPSQCAARIRQEFELGADAVIMHGASPAELEPVVTAYRAGD
- a CDS encoding TadE family type IV pilus minor pilin, whose amino-acid sequence is MVTVEGAYAIAAIVGTVVIGVGAVAGASVQIRCTDAAREAARLTAIGDESARATAAALVGAGARITITDSGARIVAEVSAGVPLLPALELSARAVAAKEPDGPVVVEGDGAEAGPADTVIDEPDPEEPP
- a CDS encoding DUF4244 domain-containing protein translates to MVDNIFRQPVARLQTAVWRAVTDDEGMSTAEYAIGTIAAAAFGAILYTVVTGDNIVSALTGIIGKALNTSVG
- a CDS encoding Rv3654c family TadE-like protein, which gives rise to MRAKLRCCDDRGFATILGAFVIAAIAAVSVVMLYVGAAVLARHRAQSAADLAALAAAQDHVVAEPDPCATARQVADAQQVRARIDGCAVDGVDVVLTVEVPVELGPFGVHVAKASARAGPVD